One window from the genome of Elaeis guineensis isolate ETL-2024a chromosome 5, EG11, whole genome shotgun sequence encodes:
- the LOC105045857 gene encoding RING-H2 finger protein ATL66-like, whose translation MADQEASETFHWRYAGLDDKNFQIHGGSLLFLLIIFAVLVFVALLCLYIRWACRGYHRWTTATGTGDLSSESAFPRPLGLDLETIGSFPVHSHQRSSSGDEAQCAICLSCLIEGEKVKVLPTCTHSFHPECIDEWLKTHSSCPLCRAFLGGSTAEPVAVVV comes from the coding sequence ATGGCAGATCAAGAGGCCAGCGAGACTTTCCACTGGCGCTATGCCGGCCTCGATGACAAGAACTTCCAGATCCACGGCGGgagcctcctcttcctcctcataATTTTCGCCGTTCTGGTTTTCGTTGCCCTCCTTTGTTTATACATCAGGTGGGCCTGCCGCGGCTACCACCGGTGGACAACGGCCACCGGCACTGGGGACTTATCCTCTGAGTCTGCCTTCCCTCGGCCGCTTGGCCTCGATCTGGAGACCATCGGTAGCTTCCCGGTGCACTCACACCAGCGATCGTCATCAGGCGACGAAGCCCAGTGCGCGATATGCCTGAGCTGCTTGATAGAAGGAGAGAAGGTTAAGGTGCTGCCAACTTGTACCCATTCCTTCCATCCAGAGTGCATCGATGAATGGCTGAAGACTCATTCGAGCTGCCCACTATGCAGGGCTTTTCTTGGGGGATCCACGGCGGAGCCGGTGGCCGTCGTTGTTTGA